The genomic segment GCTCAACATAAAGCTGTATTGCTCACGGTCCGGAAACTTCAAGTAATACAGCCCCACCGACCAACATCTGCATGGATTCTGATACAACGCGACCGCGTCCAATTCTGGACTTCGTCCATTTTTGACATCGTAGTAGGCCTTGGCTCCGACTGTCCACCCCCACGGAGTGCGGAAGGCCCCGCCCATCGTCACAAACTGAATGTCCTTTGTCGGAGCAAACACCTCATTAAATGAGATCGGGTTCCAGACGTCGCCTCGCCTAACCCGATTCCCATCTCTCGTGTACCGTTGTCCCACTTCGAAATACCAGTTGGTTCCCTCTTGAAATCGAAGATCCGCGTTGAATTGACTCACCCCTGGTTGATAGGGATCGAGGAACGCGTCGACCGTCAGGTACCGGTTGATCGGTGGCCGAAGAGCCCACGCCTGTGCCGCACGCCCAATTACTGGGGTATCCAACCACGCCGTCGACAGCAGCGTCGGTAGGTTATTACCGATCACAGCCCGCATCCAGATATCAGAAAACTTCTTGCCTTGGATGGGCACCGTGGCCGGCTGGAGCGGTTGGGTGAATGATCCGAGGAAAGGGGCAACTCCTGGCGTAAACTCACGCGCCAGCGTTTGTACATCGCCGACATGATAACTCTGCGCCAACGTGAGATCGAGCCAGTTGAAGGCATTGGTCTTCCCTGATTCCAACACCCGACTACGCAGCATATACGTCAGCAAATTCTTCTTCGGAAGATCATCAACTTGGTCGATTTGCGTCAACTTCGATTGATCAGTTGATGGCACATATTCGTAGGTGACCGTGGGCTCGAGGGTATGTAACAGACTATTCCCGTCAGCAAGGGCGAATCGGCGCGTCACTTTTGACGTAGCATCCACCCCCAACCAAAACGTCTCTCGATGTTGTCCATCATCGGTTGCGGCTCCTCTGGTATAATACACCTCCCGGAACTTCGCTTGAGGTCGAATCCCGATCACATGCCCGAGCTGCAGTACATCTGTCGAAATACTAGGAACGACATTGATCCGATTCAGCGTAAATCCTTGATCGCGATAGAAGTTGACATAGTTCCCTTCCATGCCCAACAAGATAGGAGAATTGAATAGTGAGGTGTGGGGCAGGCTATAACCGGCCTCTGGAAGCCGTTGAAATGTATCCTTTCCTCCGGCTTGTAACGGTTGCAAATAGAGGCCAAGAAGGTACAGATTGCCGTAGGGCAAGCGCTGGGTCAGCAAGAGGTTTGATTCGCTGCTCGGCGAAGCACGGAGTATCCCTGAATTGCTCAGTTGTTGGAAATAGTTCGGGTCGGTGACCAAATTGGCGTTGGCGCGGAGCAGCAACGTATCGGTGAGATATTGCGTATGGGTTCCGATGAGTGCGGCGCGTGCCTGCTTGACATCTTCCCCGTTGTCAGTGATGCCGGAGACGTTGGGGAGCTGTGTCTGTTGCAGATAGCTCACGTACCACTTGCCCCGCGATCGCCGGTCCAAGACATACCGATACTCAAAATCAGACCCATATCCGAGGTCACTGTAATAGGAGGGTGTGACCGTCAAGTCTTGACTTGGATTAATCGCCCAAAAAAAGCTCTGCTTCAGGTGGAATCCAAATCGATTGTCATAACTCGGGCTAGGAATCAGAAAACCGGTTTGTCGCTTGGTCATAGGAAAGGAGAAGGTGGGTAGTGGAATCGTGGGCACGTCCAAGACACAGAACCACCCGCCTTTGGATCCCAATGTGTCTCCCATAGTCAGATCCAGATCCTTAAACCGAAAGCGCCACGCCGGTACTTCTCCGTCTTGCGCATCACAGTTCGTGAAACTGCCATCTTTCACTCGATAGTGATATTCAGAAAATCTCCGCAGGAGGCGGCCGGATATCGATGAGTTGGTTGTCGGAGCATAGAGCTGGGCATGTGTTGCCACGCCAGCCTCTGTATTGACATTGATCTCCATCCGCTCAGCCGTCACATCGGCCTGCGGGTCCGTTAAGTGAACATGGCCGACGGCAGTGAGAATACCCGACAAGACTTGAATGGTAGCGTGGTCCGCTGTGAGCGTAATCGCCCCCTGTTGAATCACCACCGATCCGTTTGCCTCGTAGACGTCTTGATCTTGTCGATAGTCGATCCGCTCTGCCGTGATATCGAGAGGCGCGGATCCAGCGGGCGACGCTCCAGCACCCACGTGGGTGTCTGCCGCTGATCCAGGAAAGGGAATGAGCGTGAGGATGGCGACGATGAGAATGCGCTGCCAGCGGACCCACGCGAGAGGACCCGCCATGCTAGCCACGAATCGGTGACAACCCGCAGCCACGCACTGCCGCTTTGATATCCCCCAGGAGCATCAACGATCCGGCAATACAGATGAGATCATGGGGCATGGCTCGGTTCCTAGCGACTGCCAATGCGTCCATGGGAAGGACGGCTTCGAACACCGGCCCTTGCCATTCACCCAGAGTTGCACGAAGTTCTTGGACTGTAGCAGACCGTGCGAGGGTTGCCTGCGTCAGCACGACTTCTGACACACACGGTAACAGCGGATCAATAAATCCCCGCCGATCTTTATCTCGCATCATGCCCCAGACGAGGATAATCCGAGATGTGGGGTGACTGCCGGCAAAGTCCTTGAGATACTCCGCGAGCACATGCGCAGCAGCAGGGTTATGGGCGCCGTCGAGCACGACCGTGGGATACTCGCTGATCGCCTCTAACCGACCTTCCCATGAGACCGTACGCAAGCCATTGCGAACGGCTGCCGCATCCACAGCCATCCCAGCTCGCTCCGCCGATTCAAGTAGTGCCAATGCACACGCGGCATTGTCCCACTGGTGACGCCCTGCCAAACCACAAGTGAGATCCTCCCACACACGAGTCACACCCCGATACGTCAATCGCTCGAAACGATTTTGATCAATAGCAAAGTCGCGGCCAAGCTGCCACAGGGGAGCTGCACGATCCTGCGCGATCCGGCGTAGAACCTGTTCAGCCTCCTCTCCCATCCGTCCGATCACAACCGGGACAAATGGCTTAATGATTCCACCCTTTTCAAATGCGATCGCCTCCTCTGTGTGCCCCAAATATTCTTGATGATCCAAGCCGATCGTTGTGATCACACTGGCCAGTGGTTGCTCTACCACGTTGGTTGCATCGAAGCGCCCTCCTAACCCAACTTCCAATACAGCGACATCGACTTCCGACTCTGCGAAATAGAGGAATGCCAGCGCCGTCGTCATCTCAAAAAACGTCGGTTCCAGATTGTCTTCGAGCACGGCCCGCGAACGCGCGATCAATGCCTCAGCGTGAGGCTCCGGGATCATGCATCCGTTGACACGAATCCTCTCCCGAAATTCGATGAGGTGAGGAGAGGTATAGAGCCCAACCCGTCGGCCTGCATGCTGAAGGACGGCCGCAACCATCGCCGCCGTTGAACCCTTGCCGTTGGTTCCTCCAATATGAAGGACGCGAAGTGAGCGATGAGGATTACCGACCCGGTCCAACAGAATCTGCATGGTCTCCAGGCCCAGCTTAATGCCGTGCTTCTGAAGCGCGTACAGGTACTCAATCATGGAGGAGTAGCTCATCGACAAGCCGGGAGGACGCAGAAGGCTAAAAATGATTCACGAGGGTGCCAACCGTCTCCTTGAGACGCTTGCGCTCGACAATCATATCGATCATGCCGTGTTCGAGAAGAAACTCGGCTCGTTGGAACTGATCCGGCAACTGCTGCTTGATCGTTTGTTCGATGACACGAGGTCCCGCAAACCCAATCAACGCTTTCGGCTCAGCAATGATGACATCTCCCAACATCGCCACACTGGCGGTGACGCCGCCGAACGTCGGATCGGCAAGAATCGAGATAAACGGCAATTTGGCCTCACCCAGCTTCGCGACCGCAGTCGAGGTCTTGGCCATCTGCATCAACGAAAGGATGCCTTCCTGCATCCGCGCACCCCCAGAAGTGGTGACGAGGATGACCGGCAGCTTGAGCTCCAACGCCCGATCAATCGCGCGGCAGAGCTTTTCCCCGACCACAGACCCCATACTCCCGCCCATAAAACTGAAATCGAAGACACAGAACACCACCCGACGCCCGTTGAGCAGGCCTTCACCGATAACAAGCGCATCCTTCCGGCCCGTCTTTTCTTGGTGAGCCTTGACCCGATCTTGATACGGCTTGGTATCGTGGAACCTCAACGGATCCTGCGCTTCTAAACCCGCATCCCATTCTTTGAAGGTACCGAGATCAAGGAGCAAACCAATCCGCTCAGTGACCGAGATCGGGAAATGATACTCGCATTTTGGGCACACCTTGTTGTTCCGGTCAACCTCCTTGCGGTAGACGATCTCCCGGCAATGATTACACTTAAGCCACATCCCCTCGCTGCCTTTTGACCGTGGCGGCGGGGCGGATTCTGCAGGTTTTTCTTTCTTGAACCACGTCATGATTGTTGCCTTAATGCAGTCCTACCCTCTCGACCCATTACGCTCCATCAATTCGCAGAGAATAGCACAGGGCTACTCTTGATGCACCTTCCTGCGTATCGCACCTGATACACCAGACCGCATCAATGCCCGAGAACTGAGGGGGTCAACTCCACCAACATCCATACCCCAACCACGATACTGGCAAGGCTGGCAAATCCCTGAACCCCCACAAAGAGTCGCTGACTCATCGAACGCGAATAGATGACCGGCACACTTAAGGTCAAACCGATCGCCATCATCCCAATGATCGATCCAACGCCAAAGACAAGGATCGCCACAAGCCCGCTGACCATGGTGGTCGTTGCCGCCAAAATCATCAACATCAACGCAGCTGATCCGGCAAGCCCATGCGCCATGCCAATACACAACGGACGAATTGCGTCCGTCATCCAATGCCGATGGCAATGATCGCGTTGTTGCTGGTGGCTGTGCAGGTGGACATGCGGCTGACCGTCGTGGTCGTGGCGATGGACATGCCAACGCTCACGGTACAGTTTCAGCGCAAGACTCCCTCCAAGTACAATCAGGAGCAGTCCGACTCCGGACTCGGCCAAGACCTCAAATTCAGCAGGAATATGGAATCCCCAGGCAAGCACGATCGATCCAACCAGCAACAGCGTCAGCGTGTGGCCGGTCCCCCACCACAATCCGATAGCGCCGGACGCCAAAAATGAGGGCCGCTCAGCAAGAACAGTCGAGACCGCTGCAAGATGGTCTGTATCCAGAGCGTGCCGCAGTCCCAGCACAAAACCAATCCCGAGCAACGTCAATAAATCGGTATCAGGCATCGTGCATCCAGAAATCCACTAGTGGGGTGACTGCGTCCATCACACTCCGTACCAACACGAGCTATGGAAAGAGGCCAACACGGACTCGATGAGAGCAGATGCCTTGCTCACCCACCACGGGCATGCATTTCCAGATGGGGATCTTCCCGGAGACGATCGATCTCGATCAACCCTCCGTCTCGAAGCCCTACCCGTTCCAGCGCCTTCCGCTCCTCAGCACCACGATCGCGACGAGCCGCCCATCCCGACCGAAGGATTTCCCGCATGTGCGCTGGATGCATGTTCATGCGGAGAGGCTTGCGGAGGTCAACTCCAGATCCCGCGTACAAGCACAGGTACCACATCCCATCAGCGGTGACACGACTGCGATCACACTGCGCGCAAAATGGTGTGGTCGTCGAGGGGATAATCCCAAAGATCGTGCCGTCCGGCAAGCAAAATCGTTGGGCGGGAGCGGCTCCCCGTTCTGGAAGCGCCGTGATTCGACCGTACCGTCGCGCGAGGGTATCGAGGATCATGTCCTGAGACAGGACCTTGTCCATCTTCCACTCGTTGGCCCCACCAACATCCATGTATTCGATAAAACGCACCTCGGCCTGATAACGCTTGCCCCATTCGATCAACTCGTTCAGTTCATCATCATTGAACCCTCGAATCGCGACCGTGTCGAGCTTCAGATTGGTAAAGCCCGCCTTCCCGACCGATTCAATGCCCTCTAGAACGCGCGAAAATTCATCACGCCCCGTCAGTTGACGAAACCGCTCAGGCTTCAGGGTATCGAGACTGACGGTGATGCGGTCGAGTCCAGCATAGTAGAGGTCCTGGACAGACTCGGCCAGTAGCACACCATTCGTCGTCAGGGCCACTTCGGTAATGCGTCGGTCCTGTCGAAGCAGCCGAACCAGCCGCGCCAGATCCCGAC from the Nitrospira sp. genome contains:
- a CDS encoding urease accessory protein — encoded protein: MPDTDLLTLLGIGFVLGLRHALDTDHLAAVSTVLAERPSFLASGAIGLWWGTGHTLTLLLVGSIVLAWGFHIPAEFEVLAESGVGLLLIVLGGSLALKLYRERWHVHRHDHDGQPHVHLHSHQQQRDHCHRHWMTDAIRPLCIGMAHGLAGSAALMLMILAATTTMVSGLVAILVFGVGSIIGMMAIGLTLSVPVIYSRSMSQRLFVGVQGFASLASIVVGVWMLVELTPSVLGH
- a CDS encoding LPS-assembly protein LptD, giving the protein MAGPLAWVRWQRILIVAILTLIPFPGSAADTHVGAGASPAGSAPLDITAERIDYRQDQDVYEANGSVVIQQGAITLTADHATIQVLSGILTAVGHVHLTDPQADVTAERMEINVNTEAGVATHAQLYAPTTNSSISGRLLRRFSEYHYRVKDGSFTNCDAQDGEVPAWRFRFKDLDLTMGDTLGSKGGWFCVLDVPTIPLPTFSFPMTKRQTGFLIPSPSYDNRFGFHLKQSFFWAINPSQDLTVTPSYYSDLGYGSDFEYRYVLDRRSRGKWYVSYLQQTQLPNVSGITDNGEDVKQARAALIGTHTQYLTDTLLLRANANLVTDPNYFQQLSNSGILRASPSSESNLLLTQRLPYGNLYLLGLYLQPLQAGGKDTFQRLPEAGYSLPHTSLFNSPILLGMEGNYVNFYRDQGFTLNRINVVPSISTDVLQLGHVIGIRPQAKFREVYYTRGAATDDGQHRETFWLGVDATSKVTRRFALADGNSLLHTLEPTVTYEYVPSTDQSKLTQIDQVDDLPKKNLLTYMLRSRVLESGKTNAFNWLDLTLAQSYHVGDVQTLAREFTPGVAPFLGSFTQPLQPATVPIQGKKFSDIWMRAVIGNNLPTLLSTAWLDTPVIGRAAQAWALRPPINRYLTVDAFLDPYQPGVSQFNADLRFQEGTNWYFEVGQRYTRDGNRVRRGDVWNPISFNEVFAPTKDIQFVTMGGAFRTPWGWTVGAKAYYDVKNGRSPELDAVALYQNPCRCWSVGLYYLKFPDREQYSFMLSLTGIGWTESAGTAVMRTLLSPLLWGERGLPWATLGGPYGISPQTSETGTPVSGVHTGR
- a CDS encoding acetyl-CoA carboxylase carboxyltransferase subunit beta, yielding MTWFKKEKPAESAPPPRSKGSEGMWLKCNHCREIVYRKEVDRNNKVCPKCEYHFPISVTERIGLLLDLGTFKEWDAGLEAQDPLRFHDTKPYQDRVKAHQEKTGRKDALVIGEGLLNGRRVVFCVFDFSFMGGSMGSVVGEKLCRAIDRALELKLPVILVTTSGGARMQEGILSLMQMAKTSTAVAKLGEAKLPFISILADPTFGGVTASVAMLGDVIIAEPKALIGFAGPRVIEQTIKQQLPDQFQRAEFLLEHGMIDMIVERKRLKETVGTLVNHF
- a CDS encoding bifunctional folylpolyglutamate synthase/dihydrofolate synthase — its product is MSYSSMIEYLYALQKHGIKLGLETMQILLDRVGNPHRSLRVLHIGGTNGKGSTAAMVAAVLQHAGRRVGLYTSPHLIEFRERIRVNGCMIPEPHAEALIARSRAVLEDNLEPTFFEMTTALAFLYFAESEVDVAVLEVGLGGRFDATNVVEQPLASVITTIGLDHQEYLGHTEEAIAFEKGGIIKPFVPVVIGRMGEEAEQVLRRIAQDRAAPLWQLGRDFAIDQNRFERLTYRGVTRVWEDLTCGLAGRHQWDNAACALALLESAERAGMAVDAAAVRNGLRTVSWEGRLEAISEYPTVVLDGAHNPAAAHVLAEYLKDFAGSHPTSRIILVWGMMRDKDRRGFIDPLLPCVSEVVLTQATLARSATVQELRATLGEWQGPVFEAVLPMDALAVARNRAMPHDLICIAGSLMLLGDIKAAVRGCGLSPIRG
- the moaA gene encoding GTP 3',8-cyclase MoaA — encoded protein: MDEFTENIAPVAAQDMFGRSLKSVRLSVTDRCNLRCRYCMPEPEYVWLPREDLLSFEEMSTLVGYFADLGVDKVRLTGGEPLLRRDLARLVRLLRQDRRITEVALTTNGVLLAESVQDLYYAGLDRITVSLDTLKPERFRQLTGRDEFSRVLEGIESVGKAGFTNLKLDTVAIRGFNDDELNELIEWGKRYQAEVRFIEYMDVGGANEWKMDKVLSQDMILDTLARRYGRITALPERGAAPAQRFCLPDGTIFGIIPSTTTPFCAQCDRSRVTADGMWYLCLYAGSGVDLRKPLRMNMHPAHMREILRSGWAARRDRGAEERKALERVGLRDGGLIEIDRLREDPHLEMHARGG